A genomic window from Trueperella bialowiezensis includes:
- the msrB gene encoding peptide-methionine (R)-S-oxide reductase MsrB, which yields MNFPINKSDDEWRNLLTPMEYHVLREAGTERPGTGELLNETRAGMYHCRACDAELFRSTTKFDAHCGWPSFYDPNEKDAVSYVEDRSLGMVRTEVLCSACGSHLGHVFPDAPHMPTGLRYCMNSVSLRFAPDAAGAGTD from the coding sequence GTGAATTTCCCCATCAACAAGAGTGATGATGAGTGGCGTAACCTGCTCACTCCGATGGAATACCACGTGTTACGAGAGGCCGGCACGGAACGGCCGGGCACGGGGGAACTGCTCAACGAGACTCGCGCCGGCATGTATCACTGCCGTGCATGCGACGCCGAACTTTTTAGGTCGACCACCAAGTTTGACGCCCACTGTGGGTGGCCTTCGTTCTATGATCCGAATGAAAAAGATGCCGTGTCCTATGTTGAAGATCGCTCGCTCGGCATGGTCCGCACAGAGGTGTTGTGCTCAGCGTGCGGATCACACTTAGGCCACGTGTTTCCAGACGCGCCGCATATGCCAACCGGTCTGAGGTACTGCATGAACTCGGTGTCGCTACGGTTTGCGCCAGATGCAGCGGGCGCCGGCACCGACTAG
- a CDS encoding EamA family transporter → MSRARRFETGSLRNLSGDAMHRAAPAILVASGIIQYIGASIAVTLFAAATVGAVAWGRVAVGAGVMMIWRRPKIEWRALGLPALYGIALVTMNVLFYQAIARIPLGTAVALEFIGPVLLAAVIGRGWRILIGIVLAAAGVFMISWVGVDAAAPGVLAGIGFALAAGAAWAVYMWLGSKVAKTGSGPDSLAIGMTIGALLYLPLAIPSFGAILTSPKLLALMVAVGVFSSVVPYVLEVTILTRVPASTFALLNALYPATSLFVGMVLLRQFPSAGEVGGLALISIAVALVTFRPSGSGGRDSRRELGS, encoded by the coding sequence ATGAGCAGAGCGCGTCGCTTCGAAACGGGAAGCCTTCGCAACCTTTCCGGGGATGCTATGCATCGTGCGGCGCCGGCGATCCTCGTGGCGTCCGGAATCATCCAGTACATTGGCGCGTCGATTGCCGTTACCCTGTTTGCTGCTGCCACGGTGGGTGCCGTGGCGTGGGGGCGCGTCGCCGTCGGCGCCGGCGTCATGATGATCTGGCGCCGCCCCAAAATCGAGTGGCGCGCTCTTGGCCTGCCAGCACTTTATGGGATCGCGCTGGTCACGATGAACGTACTGTTCTACCAAGCCATTGCTCGGATCCCGCTGGGGACGGCCGTCGCCCTTGAATTTATTGGCCCGGTGTTACTGGCTGCCGTGATCGGTAGGGGATGGCGAATCCTCATCGGCATCGTGCTCGCGGCCGCGGGCGTGTTCATGATCTCCTGGGTTGGTGTGGATGCCGCTGCCCCCGGCGTCTTAGCCGGTATTGGGTTTGCGCTCGCGGCGGGGGCCGCGTGGGCGGTGTACATGTGGTTGGGATCGAAAGTGGCAAAGACCGGCTCGGGACCGGACTCGCTCGCTATTGGAATGACGATCGGCGCCCTGCTCTACCTGCCGCTTGCAATCCCTAGCTTTGGTGCAATCCTGACAAGCCCGAAGTTACTCGCGCTCATGGTGGCGGTGGGCGTATTTTCCTCCGTGGTGCCCTACGTTTTGGAAGTCACGATCTTGACGCGGGTTCCAGCAAGCACGTTCGCCCTGCTCAATGCGCTCTATCCTGCCACCTCGCTGTTTGTGGGCATGGTGTTGCTCAGGCAGTTTCCGAGCGCAGGCGAAGTAGGCGGCCTTGCGCTCATTTCAATTGCTGTAGCGCTCGTAACCTTCCGCCCTAGCGGCTCGGGTGGGCGTGATTCACGCCGCGAATTGGGCTCGTAA
- a CDS encoding ABC transporter ATP-binding protein, with translation MLELKDVSKSFGDNSVLRNINFTIDQGEIVSILGPSGCGKTTLLNMILGITPVTSGQIFYEGEDITDFSLEKRGFNIVFQDYALFPNLNVKDNITYGLRNMPDRSTNEEVEMFIDLLDLRPHLNKGVEQLSGGQKQRVALARTMVMKPRILLLDEPLSALDGVIKESIKAKIQEIAREYNLTTIIVTHDPEEALTLSDRVMILNAGDIAQFGEPEQIIRQPESEFVEKFILRQLDIKKQNIVELFKHEFENYLKAV, from the coding sequence GTGCTTGAACTTAAAGATGTATCAAAGTCTTTTGGTGACAACTCTGTTCTTCGGAACATCAACTTCACGATCGACCAGGGAGAGATCGTCTCGATCCTTGGCCCGTCGGGCTGTGGCAAAACCACGCTGCTGAACATGATCCTCGGAATCACCCCGGTCACGTCTGGCCAGATTTTCTACGAGGGTGAAGACATCACGGATTTTTCGCTAGAAAAGCGGGGATTCAACATTGTGTTCCAGGACTACGCACTGTTCCCGAACCTCAACGTGAAAGACAACATCACTTACGGTTTGCGCAACATGCCTGATCGCAGCACGAACGAAGAAGTCGAGATGTTCATTGATCTTCTTGATCTTCGTCCGCACCTAAATAAGGGTGTCGAGCAGTTGTCGGGTGGTCAGAAGCAGCGTGTTGCTTTGGCTCGTACCATGGTGATGAAGCCGCGCATTCTTCTGCTTGATGAGCCGCTGTCCGCGCTTGACGGCGTGATTAAGGAATCGATTAAGGCCAAGATTCAGGAGATTGCTCGCGAGTACAATCTCACGACGATCATCGTCACTCACGATCCTGAAGAGGCATTGACCCTGTCTGATCGCGTGATGATTTTGAACGCGGGCGATATCGCTCAGTTTGGTGAGCCCGAGCAGATTATTCGGCAGCCGGAGTCGGAGTTCGTTGAGAAGTTCATTTTGCGTCAGCTCGATATTAAGAAGCAGAACATTGTCGAGCTGTTCAAGCATGAGTTTGAGAACTACCTGAAGGCCGTGTAA
- a CDS encoding ABC transporter permease, whose amino-acid sequence MSNVKTTTELGAPMKVEKKIKRVKASQTPREIKLIYTLLAIIFIFFLVLPLLSVLVQSFLTPTGATLDNYSETILAKGFGKAFGNSLLIATTSAVIATALAFFLAYTIHYTDVPPLLKRIISVLAIFPMLLPTITYGFAIIYTFGNNGIVTQLLGFRPFRIYGFNGLLLGYVIYTLPVAFMLLNNTMRYIDKKYLIVSRALGDSRFKTFTTAVLRPLLGTLAAAIVQAFFLAFTDYGIPAAIGGRFKVLATLLYEEMLGSVPDHGKGAVIAIMMLIPSVISIIILQYLGRFNIRYSKISVVELSKSRSRDWTFGIGSILILMAVLSVFVVILVVPFTTNWPYQLDFTLDHFKSVLSDSAMTSVYTNSLIAAFATALIGTLLAFLAGLITARSNMSKKFTSVIESVSLVTNAVPGMVLGIGFMMFFLGTPLQNTLIIIVALNIVHYFSTPYLMTKGALEKLNSGWEVTASLMGDTWFKTVRRIIAPNVFSTMAQVFSYYFVNAMVALSGVVFIVGAFTPLMTTKINELQYFNKYNEVFVLSILILVTNLVVRGIMAAISNYKEKKNV is encoded by the coding sequence ATGTCGAACGTTAAAACCACTACTGAGCTGGGCGCGCCCATGAAGGTGGAGAAGAAGATCAAGCGTGTGAAGGCGTCGCAGACCCCGCGCGAGATCAAGCTCATCTACACGCTCCTGGCGATCATTTTCATTTTCTTCCTCGTTCTCCCTCTTCTTAGCGTTCTGGTGCAGTCGTTTTTGACGCCGACCGGAGCAACGCTTGATAACTATTCGGAGACAATCTTGGCCAAAGGCTTCGGAAAGGCCTTTGGTAACAGTCTGCTTATCGCCACCACGAGCGCGGTGATCGCCACTGCCCTCGCGTTCTTCTTGGCATATACGATCCATTACACGGATGTCCCGCCGTTGCTGAAGAGGATCATTTCGGTACTGGCGATCTTCCCGATGTTGCTGCCGACCATCACCTACGGTTTCGCCATCATCTATACGTTTGGCAACAACGGCATCGTCACTCAGCTGTTGGGCTTCAGGCCGTTTAGGATCTACGGGTTCAATGGTCTGCTGCTCGGATACGTGATCTATACGCTGCCTGTTGCGTTCATGCTGCTCAACAACACGATGCGGTACATCGACAAGAAGTACCTTATTGTGTCGCGGGCGCTGGGCGATTCGCGGTTTAAGACGTTCACGACGGCGGTCTTGCGGCCTTTGCTTGGAACGCTGGCGGCTGCGATTGTGCAGGCTTTCTTCTTGGCGTTTACCGACTACGGTATTCCGGCGGCTATCGGCGGCCGATTCAAAGTGCTCGCAACTCTTCTTTATGAGGAGATGCTCGGATCCGTGCCGGATCACGGCAAGGGCGCTGTTATCGCCATTATGATGCTCATCCCGTCGGTGATTTCGATCATCATTTTGCAGTACTTGGGCCGGTTTAATATCCGTTACTCGAAGATCTCCGTCGTCGAGTTGAGTAAATCGCGCTCGCGTGACTGGACGTTCGGTATCGGGTCGATTTTGATCCTCATGGCGGTGCTCAGCGTCTTCGTCGTCATTTTGGTTGTTCCGTTCACAACGAACTGGCCATACCAACTCGACTTCACGTTGGACCACTTCAAGTCCGTCTTGAGTGATTCGGCAATGACGAGCGTGTACACGAACTCGCTGATTGCAGCGTTTGCGACTGCGCTCATCGGAACCCTCCTGGCTTTCCTGGCCGGGCTGATTACGGCGCGTTCGAACATGAGCAAGAAGTTCACGTCTGTGATCGAGTCGGTCTCCCTTGTGACCAACGCTGTTCCGGGCATGGTTCTCGGTATCGGGTTCATGATGTTCTTCTTGGGCACACCGCTGCAAAATACGCTGATCATCATTGTGGCGCTCAACATCGTCCACTACTTCTCGACGCCCTATCTCATGACGAAGGGCGCGTTGGAGAAGTTGAATTCCGGGTGGGAAGTCACGGCGTCGCTCATGGGTGACACCTGGTTTAAGACGGTCCGGCGCATCATCGCACCGAATGTGTTCTCCACCATGGCGCAGGTGTTCAGTTACTACTTCGTCAACGCGATGGTTGCGCTGTCCGGTGTCGTGTTTATCGTCGGTGCGTTCACACCGCTGATGACCACGAAGATCAACGAACTGCAGTACTTCAACAAGTACAACGAGGTGTTCGTGCTGTCGATCCTCATCCTTGTCACCAACCTTGTGGTGCGGGGAATCATGGCAGCTATTTCTAACTACAAGGAGAAGAAGAATGTCTAG
- a CDS encoding ABC transporter substrate-binding protein — translation MSRAKSFLTAVIAAFMMVGLTACSSSDNADKIIIFSNADDEAVEAIEVALDENGYAGKYIIQGFGTAELGGKLLTEGAHTQADVVTMSSFYLETQQERNDMFLPLEFPVDTIDETPDYYAPITSQEGALFYNTEVLKEHGLEPPERISDLAKPEYLRYVSVTDPKSSTTGWLLLLALIDEYGEEEAGEILEGIYTNAADHIESSGSGPLKKVRAGEMGIGFGLRHQAIRDKESGLPIEYVDPVEGNMSMTESVAVVDHGDDTKQDAMRIAQIIVEEARPEIQEYYPNALYTHETTDESARSKYPKQFREKLTADLLKEHIEISENAKNW, via the coding sequence ATGTCTAGGGCAAAATCTTTTCTTACTGCTGTTATAGCTGCGTTCATGATGGTGGGTCTGACCGCCTGCTCGTCGAGCGACAATGCTGACAAGATCATCATTTTCTCGAACGCCGATGACGAAGCGGTTGAAGCCATCGAGGTAGCGCTTGACGAGAACGGCTATGCGGGCAAGTACATTATCCAAGGGTTCGGTACGGCCGAGCTCGGCGGAAAGCTGTTGACCGAAGGCGCGCACACTCAAGCAGACGTGGTCACCATGAGCTCGTTCTACCTAGAGACCCAGCAGGAGCGTAATGACATGTTCCTGCCCTTGGAATTCCCAGTAGACACGATTGACGAGACACCGGACTACTACGCTCCGATCACCTCCCAGGAGGGAGCACTCTTCTACAACACGGAGGTCCTCAAGGAACACGGGCTTGAACCACCAGAGCGGATCTCTGATCTGGCTAAGCCCGAATACCTGCGCTACGTTTCCGTGACGGATCCGAAGTCGTCGACCACCGGGTGGCTGCTCTTGCTCGCCCTCATTGACGAATACGGTGAGGAAGAGGCCGGCGAGATTCTCGAAGGGATCTACACCAATGCTGCTGATCACATCGAATCTTCGGGTTCTGGCCCGCTGAAGAAAGTTCGCGCGGGTGAGATGGGTATCGGTTTCGGACTGCGCCATCAGGCGATCCGAGACAAGGAATCCGGGCTTCCGATCGAGTACGTGGATCCGGTTGAAGGCAACATGTCGATGACCGAGTCTGTGGCCGTCGTCGACCATGGTGACGACACGAAACAGGACGCCATGCGGATTGCTCAGATTATTGTCGAAGAAGCCCGCCCAGAAATCCAAGAGTACTATCCGAATGCTCTGTACACACACGAAACGACGGACGAGTCGGCTCGTTCGAAGTACCCCAAGCAGTTCCGTGAAAAACTCACTGCCGACCTGCTGAAAGAGCACATCGAAATCTCTGAGAATGCGAAGAATTGGTAA